One window of Corynebacterium accolens genomic DNA carries:
- a CDS encoding Mrp/NBP35 family ATP-binding protein: MSSSITESAVREALSHVQDPEIGRPITELNMVKSVDIEGNDVTVGIYLTIAGCPMKSTIETNTRAAVEDIDGVGKVTVTMDAMSDEQRRALKQKLRGGQAEPEIPFAKPDSTTRVFAVASGKGGVGKSSMTVNLAAALADKGLKVGIVDADIYGHSVPSLLGSTDGPTVLDDEMLLPPISHGIKHISIGQFVEGNAPVVWRGPMLHRALQQFLADVFWGDLDVLLLDLPPGTGDVALSVAQLIPNAELLIVTTPQAAAAEVAERAGSISQQTRQRVAGVIENMSAMVMPDGSTMDVFGEGGGQIVADRLGVILGHEVPLLASVPLDPALRSNSDAGTPIVLEAPDSPAAKEIRAVADKLAIRSDSLVGKSLNLGVN, translated from the coding sequence ATGTCTAGCTCTATTACCGAATCAGCCGTACGCGAGGCTCTTTCCCACGTACAGGATCCAGAAATCGGCCGCCCCATCACCGAACTGAATATGGTGAAATCGGTCGATATCGAAGGAAACGACGTCACCGTTGGTATTTACCTGACCATCGCAGGCTGCCCCATGAAGTCCACCATCGAGACCAATACCCGCGCCGCGGTCGAGGATATCGACGGCGTTGGCAAGGTTACCGTGACCATGGACGCGATGAGCGATGAGCAGCGCCGCGCGCTCAAGCAGAAGCTGCGCGGCGGCCAGGCCGAGCCCGAGATTCCTTTTGCCAAGCCGGATTCGACGACCCGTGTCTTTGCGGTGGCGTCGGGTAAGGGTGGCGTCGGCAAGTCCTCGATGACCGTCAACCTGGCCGCAGCGCTGGCGGATAAGGGCCTGAAGGTGGGCATTGTCGATGCCGATATTTACGGCCACTCCGTGCCCAGCCTGCTCGGCTCGACCGATGGCCCCACCGTGCTTGATGATGAAATGCTGCTGCCGCCCATCTCTCACGGCATTAAGCACATCTCGATTGGGCAGTTTGTGGAGGGTAACGCGCCCGTCGTCTGGCGCGGGCCCATGCTCCACCGCGCGCTGCAGCAGTTCTTGGCGGACGTCTTCTGGGGCGATCTCGATGTCCTCCTCCTCGACCTGCCCCCGGGTACCGGCGATGTGGCGCTGTCCGTTGCGCAGCTCATCCCGAATGCGGAGCTGCTCATCGTCACCACGCCGCAGGCCGCCGCAGCCGAGGTGGCCGAGCGCGCCGGATCCATCTCCCAACAAACGCGCCAACGCGTGGCCGGCGTGATTGAGAACATGAGCGCCATGGTCATGCCGGATGGCTCCACCATGGACGTCTTTGGTGAAGGCGGCGGCCAGATCGTCGCAGACCGCCTCGGCGTCATCCTGGGCCACGAGGTTCCGCTGCTGGCCTCCGTGCCGCTGGATCCGGCCCTGCGCTCGAATAGCGATGCCGGCACGCCCATCGTGCTCGAGGCACCCGACTCCCCTGCCGCGAAGGAAATTAGGGCGGTGGCTGATAAGCTCGCCATCCGTTCCGATTCCCTCGTGGGCAAGAGCCTCAACCTAGGCGTGAACTAA